From the genome of Streptacidiphilus sp. PB12-B1b:
ACCTGGACCGGGCCGAGCTCGCTTGTGATCGCGGCCACCAGCGCAGTGACCTGGCGCTCGTCGGTCACGTCGAAGCAGAAGGTGCCGGCGACCCCGCCCTCGCTGCGAATGGTGTCCGCAACCTGCCGAACCTGTCTGTCGTGCGGTGGGCTGGGCAGCCCGTTGACAGCGACCGCGTACCCGTCCCTGGCAAGTCGTCGGGCGATGGCGCGGCCCAGTCCTCGTGAACTGCCTGTCACGAGTGCGACCGGCAGCGCGCCGTCGCGGATCACCTCATCACGATTGCCCACCGGGTCATCCTGCCCCTGTCCACGCCCGGCGAATCGCCGGGCGCCGCGAAGCTCAGGCGATCCGGTGGCCGACAGCAGAGCGGCCCGGACCCGGGGGCTTTGCCCTTGACCGAGGACACCCTGATCATTGGATCGTGAAGATCCATAGGACAGGAGTTCCCGTTGGGAACGTCGAAGTACTCGCCTGAGTTTCGGGCCGATGCCGTCGCGCTGTACCGGGCCAGCCCCGGGCGTACGTATGCCGCGGTGGCCAGGGACCTGGGAGTGAACCACGAGACGCTGCGCGTGTGGGTGCGTGAGGCCGAGCAGGCCGCCGTGCCCGGCGCCGCGGAGGCGAGCGCCTTGGAGAGGGAGAACAGGCAGCTCAAGGCCCGGGTGAAGGAACTCGAGCTGGAACGGGAGATCCTGCACCGGGCAGCGAAGTATTTTGCGGGCGAGACGAACTGGTGAGCCGCTTCACGTTCGTTGCCGACCACCACAGCGCCTACGGCGTGAAGCGGCTGTGCAGGCTCCTGCACGTCTCCCGTTCCGGGTACTACCGCTGGCTGCGGGCCGCCCCGGCCCGCGCCGAGCGCGAGCACGCCGACCTGGCACTGACGGTTCGCATCGCCGAGATTCACCAGGAGTCCGACAGCACCTACGGCAGTCCCCGGATCACCGCCGAACTGCGCGAGGAGGGCCGGCCAGTGAACCACAAGCGCGTCGCACGGCTGATGCGCCACAGCGGGATCGTCGGGATCCATCTGCGGAAGAAGGTCCGCACGACCGTCCCCGCACCCGACGCGGTCCCGGTGCCGGACCTGCTCCAGCGCGACTTCACCGCGTCGGGACCGAACCAGAGATACGTCGGAGACATCACGTATCTCCCCGTCGGCGAGGGCCGCTTCCTCTACCTATAAGTTACGTGGAATCACGCTGACGGATGGATCTGCCGTCTGGGGCGGCACGGCGGGCCTGCTGTCGCGTTGAGCATGTTCGTGACGGTGTTGTCGGAGAAGTGGCCGGTCTTGGACCGGCATGCGCGGGCGGCCGAGTGGCTGCAGATCTGGTCGGACCTGGGCCGGGCGCCCCGGACGATCGATGCGTACGCCCGTGGTCTGGGCGAGTTCCTGCTGGCGTGCGAGCGGGACGGGAACGATCCGGAGAGAGTCAATCGGAGCCATATCGCTGCTTTTGTACGGGAGTTGAGGACCAGGCCAAGTCGCGGCGGATCGAATGTCCTGGCCCTGGACTCGGGGGCGGGTCTGTCCAATGCCACTTTGCAGCAGCGGCTGGTGCCGGTGAGGCTGTTCTTCGACTTCCTGGTCGAGGAAGGGGTGCGCGAGTCGAATCCGGTGGGCCGTGGCCGCTACACACCGGGGCGGGCAGGCGGCACCGGGGTCGCGCGGGGGCTGGTGCCGCGCATGGTCAAGCTGCCGTGGATCCCGGCCGAGGCCGAGTGGCTGCAGGTCCTGGACGTCTTCCGGGCCGAGCCGATCCGCAACCGGCTGATGCTGGCGGTGGCCTACGATGCGGCGCTTCGGCGGGAGGAGCTGTGCTCGCTGCGGACGGACGACATCGATCCGGCCCACCGCATGCTGCGGGTGCGGGCGGAGACCACCAAGACCCGCCAGGAGCGGATGGTGCCCTATTCGGCGTCCACCGGGGTGTTGCTGGGCGAGTACCTGCGCCACCGTGCCACGCTGTCGCGGGCCCGGGGACCGCTGTTCCTCTCGGAGTCGCGCCGCAATGCGGCACAGCCGCTGACCTTGTGGACCTGGTCGAAGGTCGTGCGCCGGATCGCGCTGGACGCCGAGGTGCCGCGCTTTTCCACCCACACCACCCGGCATCTGTGCCTGACGGACCTGGCCCGGATGGGCTGGGAACTGCACGCGATCGCGACCTTCGCCGGACACCGCAGCCCCGAGTCGACCCTGCGCTACATCCATCTGTCCGGCCGTGAACTGTCGGCTCGGCTGAACGCCTCGATGTCGCATCTGCACGCCTGGCGAATCGAGATGCTCACCGGCACGGAGAGGAACGCGAGGTGACCCTGCCGAAGATCGGCCCGCTTGCCGCCGGCCCGGTCGCCGCAGACGGCCGGCCGCAGTTGTTCGCCCTGGACCGTTTCGACCAGCGCCCGGGGCTGCTGGACCAGGAGGCTGCCGCCCTGGCAGCGCTGGACCTGCGGGCCCTGCGTCGTCAGCGGGCCCACGGCGGCATCCCGCGACGGACCGCTGTGCACTGGAGAGCACTGACCCGCCTGGTCGACCCCCTCGACCAGGCCCTTCACGCCCTGCACCACGACGATGAGGTCAATCTTCGCCGGGCCGGGGCACAGGCTGCGGCCGTCGTCTTGGCCAACTGCCGTGCAATGAACCGCTCGTGGTGGGGCTGGACACCCTGGGACTGGGCACGGTTGTGCTCCACCGGCAGCACCGCGTTCCGCACAGCACAGGAACTCCCGACAGACACTGCGACCCGCCCGTTCCTGATCTCCCTGGGCTATCTCCTCGGCGGCTTCACCGATTTCCAGCACCTGGGCCACTTCAACCGGCTCCACCTGGCCCAGCTCCTCTTCGGCCCCGAAGCCATCGAGGCGGCGATGGGCGAGGTCGCCGTGGTCGCGGACCGCTGGGGATACCGCAGCCACAATCGTGACGACGGCCGCTACCGGCTGCCCGGGGTCCTGGCCCAGGCCCTGCTGATCAACCGCAGCCCTCGCCTGGAGGACCTGACCACCGAGGTGTTCGCCCGCCTGCAGGCGCACCCGGCCACCGGCACCCGGTATGCGTCCGGGTTCTTTGCCCTGCAGAAGATCCTGGCCGACCTGGGGCACTGCCATGCCCCCGTCCGCCCCGGCTTCAACCACGCCCCGACCCTGGCCGGGGTCCCCGAGCCGTGGTCGGGCTATCTGCAGCGTTGGTACGACACCTCCGTCCTGACCGCGAACGTCCGCAACAACATCCGCACGAACATGGCCAAGGCCGGCCGCTGGCTGGCCGCCGAGCATCCCGAGGCCGTCGATCCGGCCCACTGGACCCGGGCGACCTGCGCGGACTGGGTCGCCGCGGTCGACAGGATGGCCGTCGGCGACTACGTCCAGCGCAGTGACCACCTCCACGACCGCCTCGGCGATCCGATCGCCCCGCGCACCAAGGCCCACATCCTCATGGGCACCCGCACATTCCTGCGTGACCTGCAGGAATGGGAATGGATGCCCCGCCGGTTCGACACCGCCCGGGCACTGGCGGTGCCCCGCACCATCGCCGCGCTGATCGCCACCGATCCCCGCGTCATCGCCGACGAGATCTGGGCCAAGCTGTTGTGGGCCGGGCTCAACCTCCAGGCCCCGGACCTGCCGGGCACCTCCGCCGGCAGCTACTACCCCCTCGAATTGATCCGCTCGCTCGCACTGACCTGGCTGTTCTCCGGTCTGAGGAGCGATGAGATCTCCCGGTTGCGGGTCGGCTGCGTCCGCTGGCAGCACGAGGGACAGCCCATCGACGGTGCCTCCCGCGAGGTCCTGGCCGACCAGGCCGTCTGCCTGCTCGACGTCCCGGTCAACAAGACCAACACCGCTTTCACCAAGCCCGTCGACCCGATCGTCGGCCAGGCCATCGAAGCCTGGCAGGCCCTGCGGCCCGCCCAGCCGAAGCGCCTCGATGCCAAGACCAGCGAACACGTCGACCTGCTCTTCTCCATCCGAGCCCACCCGGTCGCGAAGAACTACATCAACCGCACCCTGATCCCCTCGCTCTGCGAGAAGGCCGGAGTGCCCACCGCCGACGTCCGCGGCAACATCACCAGCCACCGGGCCCGATCCACCATCGCCAGCCAGCTCTACAACGCCAAGGAGCCGATGACCCTCTTCGAGCTGCAGGCATGGCTCGGCCACCGCAGCCCGGTCAGCACCCAGCACTACGCGAAGATCACCCCGAACACGCTGACCAGGGCCTACACCGAAGCCGGGTACTTCTCCCGCAACCTGCGGACCATCGAGGTCCTGGTCGACCGCGACGCCGTCGCCTCCGGCGCCGCCGCGGGCGGGGTGCCCTGGCAGCACTACGACCTCGGCCACGGCTACTGCACCTACAGCTTCTTCGAGCAGTGCCAGCACCGCATGGCCTGCGCACGCTGTGACTTCTACACCCCCAAGGACTCCACCCAGGCCCAACTCCTGGAAGCCAAGGCCAACCTGCAGCGGATGCTCGTCTCTATCCCGCTGACCGACGACGAACGCGCCGCCGTCGACGACGGACAGGCCGCTCTGGACGCACTCCTCGACCGCCTCGCCGAGACCCCTACCCCCGCCGGCCCCAGCCCTCTCGAGCTGAACCGACCGACCGCCTCCCGACTGCTACCCATCATCGAAGTCCGACAAGGCACCCAACGATGAAACCACAGGTCACAGATTCCACAGAATGGCAACGGTGTTGGACCTCTACTCCAAGCGCCTGGTGGGATGGTCGATCGCCGACCACATGCGCACCGGGCTGATAGCCGACGCCCTGCGGGCCGCCGCCGGCACCCGCGGCGGTGATCTGCGCGGAGCGATTTTCCACAGCGACAACGGGGCCCAATACGTCTCCAAGGAGTTCGCCGCCCTGTGCGGCGAGTTCGGCGTGGTCCGATCACGCGGGGCCGTCGGCACCAGCGCGGACAACGCCGCCGCGGAGTCGTTCAACGCCAGCCTGAAACGCGAGACCCTTAAAGGCGCCAAACGCTGGCCCGGTGCCCGCGCCGCCCGCCTGGACGTGTTCCGCTGGCTGACCCGCTACAACACCCGGCGACGGCACTCCGCCCTTGGCCAGCAGAGCCCGGTCACCTACGAACAACGATCAACTACGCTGACCCTCGCCGCATGACGCCCGGTGTCCTCGAGCAAGGGTGAAGCCCCCGTGGTGAAGTGAAGCCGGCCGGCCCGAACCGCTGTCGAGCCGATGATCAGCCGCACAGGTCGGTGGAATCGTAGGCGGTCAGTGATCGCAGGACGGGCTGGCTGGTGTGCTGGTTGTGCCAGACGGCGGCGGTCAGCGCGAGGATCCGCTGGAGCACGCGGACGATCACGCCGCCGGGGTTTCGGCCGCGATGCCGTTCGAGGTCGAGCTGGCCCTTGAAGGTCTCGTTGACTGTGGACTCCCTCGTCTCATGCGCGCAGGCCTTGGAATCGATCATCTCGCGCTCGCTCGTCGCGATCCCCGGCTCCCTGCTCGGCACCGCTTTGGGCCTGCATGTGCCCTTCTGCCTCGGGCAGTTGAAGGCATCACCCGTATCGGCGGCCAGCCGCGCCGCAATGGGCTCATTGGCTGCGCGACCGCTGTGCGGCCTCGATCAGACGAAGCTGTCCCCGGCTGCGCTGGGGACACCTCGTCCGGGCCTTCGGCCTTGATCCCTCCTCCCTGTCCGCGGGCAATCAGCTCATCCAGGAATCCGCGGACCACGTCGGCGGACGACATTGCTGGTGACCGGCGCCGCTCACCTCTCTCCGGTCTCCGGTCGTCAGCCGACAGCAGTCTCCGGTTGTGCGGTGTCCGCGGTCGAGGCGTCCGGGATGGCCTTGACCGAGTCGAGCAGCAGCTGGGCCACGTCGACCACCCGCAGGGTCTCCTTCGCGGCGCCCTCGCTCTTCTTGCCGTTGGCCGAGTCGGAGAGCATCACCAGGCAGAACGGGCAGGCGGTGGAGATGATGTCGGGGTTGAGCGACAGCGCCTCGTCCACGCGCTCGGTGTTGATCCGCTTGCCGATCCGCTCCTCCATCCACATCCGCGCTCCGCCGGCGCCGCAGCAGAAGCCGCGCTCCTTGTGGCGGTGCATCTCCTCGTTGCGCAGTCCGGGGACGGCGGCGATGATCTCGCGCGGCGGGGTGTAGACCTTGTTGTGCCGACCCAGGTAGCAGGGGTCGTGGTAGGTGATCAGGCCCTCGACCGGGTTGACCGGCACCAGCCTGCCCTCGTCCACCAGGTGTTGCAGCAGCTGGGTGTGGTGGATCACCTCGAAGTGACCGCCGAGCTGCGGGTACTCGTTGGCGATGGTGTTGAAGCAGTGCGGGCAGGTGGCGACGATCCGCTTGACCGGGGCGTCCTCCAGCACCGTGTTCAGGGTCTCGACGTTCTGCGCGCCGAGCATCTGGAACAGGAACTCGTTGCCCAGGCGGCGGGCGGAGTCGCCGGTGCAGGACTCCTCCTTGCCGAGGATCGCGAACTTCACTCCGGCGGTGTGCAGCAGCTCGGCGAAGGCCTTGGTGGTCTTCTTCGCCCGGTCCTCCAGCGCGCCGGCGCAGCCGACCCAGTACAGGTACTCGACCTCGGCCGGTTCGATGTCCTCGCCGATGACCGGGACCTCGATGCCGGTCTCCTTCTTCAGCTCCTTGACCCAGTCCAGCCGGGCCTTGGTGGCCATGCCCCACGGGTTGCCCTTGTTCTCCAGGTTCTTCAGCATCGTCCCGGCCTCGGTCGGGAACGAGGACTCGATCATCACCTGGTAGCGGCGCATGTCGACGATGTGGTCGATGTGCTCGATGTCCACCGGGCACTGCTCGACGCAGGCGCCGCAGGTGGTGCAGGACCACAGCACGTCCGGGTCGATGACGCCGTTCTCTTCGGCGGTGCCGATCAGCGGGCGCTCGGCCTCGGCCAGCGCCGCCGCCGGGACGCCGGCCAGCTGCTCGGCGGTGGCCTTCTCGTTGCCCTCGGCGTCCTTGCCGCCGCCCGCCAGCAGGTAGGGGGCCTTGGCGTAGGCGTGCTCCCGCAGGTTCATGATCAGCAGCTTGGGGGAGAGCGGCTTGCCGGTGTTCCAGGCGGGGCACTGCGACTGGCAGCGTCCGCACTCGGTGCAGGTGGAGAAGTCCAGCAGGCCCTT
Proteins encoded in this window:
- a CDS encoding site-specific integrase, coding for MTLPKIGPLAAGPVAADGRPQLFALDRFDQRPGLLDQEAAALAALDLRALRRQRAHGGIPRRTAVHWRALTRLVDPLDQALHALHHDDEVNLRRAGAQAAAVVLANCRAMNRSWWGWTPWDWARLCSTGSTAFRTAQELPTDTATRPFLISLGYLLGGFTDFQHLGHFNRLHLAQLLFGPEAIEAAMGEVAVVADRWGYRSHNRDDGRYRLPGVLAQALLINRSPRLEDLTTEVFARLQAHPATGTRYASGFFALQKILADLGHCHAPVRPGFNHAPTLAGVPEPWSGYLQRWYDTSVLTANVRNNIRTNMAKAGRWLAAEHPEAVDPAHWTRATCADWVAAVDRMAVGDYVQRSDHLHDRLGDPIAPRTKAHILMGTRTFLRDLQEWEWMPRRFDTARALAVPRTIAALIATDPRVIADEIWAKLLWAGLNLQAPDLPGTSAGSYYPLELIRSLALTWLFSGLRSDEISRLRVGCVRWQHEGQPIDGASREVLADQAVCLLDVPVNKTNTAFTKPVDPIVGQAIEAWQALRPAQPKRLDAKTSEHVDLLFSIRAHPVAKNYINRTLIPSLCEKAGVPTADVRGNITSHRARSTIASQLYNAKEPMTLFELQAWLGHRSPVSTQHYAKITPNTLTRAYTEAGYFSRNLRTIEVLVDRDAVASGAAAGGVPWQHYDLGHGYCTYSFFEQCQHRMACARCDFYTPKDSTQAQLLEAKANLQRMLVSIPLTDDERAAVDDGQAALDALLDRLAETPTPAGPSPLELNRPTASRLLPIIEVRQGTQR
- a CDS encoding (Fe-S)-binding protein → MQLAAIVISLVTTLVGTALAARAALYIYTFVKLGADEPAGARTGNPVERVKTVAKEFFGHTRMTTWGVVGVAHWFVATGFFCLILTLVTAFGQLFDASFALPIIGHWWPYELFEQAVGLLTTLGILVLIVVRLLSLPGRAGRKSRFAGSIAWHAFFVEYVVLSIGICILVLGGLEGAQEGVTGYGPAYAASYPLVLAFTGLSTQALHNLIWLFAMLKITISFTWAITIGLNPSMGVAWHRFLAFFNIFFKREQDGGVALGALRPMTSGGQPIDFEDPADDAVFGVSQVEEFSWKGLLDFSTCTECGRCQSQCPAWNTGKPLSPKLLIMNLREHAYAKAPYLLAGGGKDAEGNEKATAEQLAGVPAAALAEAERPLIGTAEENGVIDPDVLWSCTTCGACVEQCPVDIEHIDHIVDMRRYQVMIESSFPTEAGTMLKNLENKGNPWGMATKARLDWVKELKKETGIEVPVIGEDIEPAEVEYLYWVGCAGALEDRAKKTTKAFAELLHTAGVKFAILGKEESCTGDSARRLGNEFLFQMLGAQNVETLNTVLEDAPVKRIVATCPHCFNTIANEYPQLGGHFEVIHHTQLLQHLVDEGRLVPVNPVEGLITYHDPCYLGRHNKVYTPPREIIAAVPGLRNEEMHRHKERGFCCGAGGARMWMEERIGKRINTERVDEALSLNPDIISTACPFCLVMLSDSANGKKSEGAAKETLRVVDVAQLLLDSVKAIPDASTADTAQPETAVG
- a CDS encoding site-specific integrase is translated as MFVTVLSEKWPVLDRHARAAEWLQIWSDLGRAPRTIDAYARGLGEFLLACERDGNDPERVNRSHIAAFVRELRTRPSRGGSNVLALDSGAGLSNATLQQRLVPVRLFFDFLVEEGVRESNPVGRGRYTPGRAGGTGVARGLVPRMVKLPWIPAEAEWLQVLDVFRAEPIRNRLMLAVAYDAALRREELCSLRTDDIDPAHRMLRVRAETTKTRQERMVPYSASTGVLLGEYLRHRATLSRARGPLFLSESRRNAAQPLTLWTWSKVVRRIALDAEVPRFSTHTTRHLCLTDLARMGWELHAIATFAGHRSPESTLRYIHLSGRELSARLNASMSHLHAWRIEMLTGTERNAR